The Pseudofrankia sp. DC12 region GTCGATCTGGCGGTTGAGCTGGCAGCCGCCGACCAGCCGGCTCCAGGCGGGGGTGAGCCGGTCCTGCCAGCGGGCGGCCGCGGGTCTGGGCGAGCGGCCGTGCTCGGTGAAGTGCAGGGTGCCGCCCGGTCGCAGCACGCGGTGGATCTCGCGCAGCGCCTGAGCGACGTCCGGGATCGTGCACAGCGTCCAGGTCGTGAGGACGTGGTCGACCGACTCGTCCGCGAGGGGCAGCGCCTGGCCGTCGTCGCCGACGAACTCGACCGCGAAGGGTGCGGACGCGATGCGCGGCGCGGCCAGCGCGCGTCCGCCGGCGGCGGGCTCGACCGCGAGCAGCCGCGTGACGCCAGCGGGAAGATGCGGAATGTTGCGCCCCGACCCGAAACCGACTTCCAGGACCTCGCCGGAGAGCCCCGCCGTGACGCGCGCCCTTACCTCCTCCATCGGCCTGCCGAGGGCGACATCGGTGAGACGGGGCAGCACCCGGTCGTCGTAGAACCCCATCACCGCTCCAACGCGGCTGACCCGGCCGGACCTGTGTGCGTCAGGACCGGGTCCGGGCGGGCTGGCGGCGCCGCGGCGACGAGGGTTGCCTCGATCAGGGGCCACGGCAGGCCGGGCGGCAGCAGGATCGTGACGATGTCGGCTGCCTCGTCCCACGCGCTGAGCTGCTCGCTGACCTGGTCGCCGGTTCCGTAGGCGGCGAGCTGGTCGAGCACGGGCCGGGCGGCGGGTGGGACGGTCCCGCGCCGCGGGCTCGGCCGCGGGTTGGCGGCGACGATGGCGCTGACCTCGGTGGCGTAGCCCTGTCCGGACACCGACTGGGCGTAGACGCCACCCATCGCGGTGAGGTACCAGGCGGCGCAGGCGGTGGCGATGTCCCGCGCGGTGTCGGGGTTCTCGTCGGCGACTGTGATGGGCCCGGCCGCGACGGTGAGGGGTGCCCGATCGGGAGCGAGGGTCTCGCGTAGCTGGTTGAGCCGCGCCGCCGCGGTGGCGAGGTGGTCCCGGGCCATCAGCGCGGGAATCCAGCCGTCGGCGAGCTCGGCCGCTACCCGGGTCGTCAGCGGGCCGAGCGCCCCGAGGTAGATGGGCACCTCGGGAGTGGGCGCCTGGCCGAGCCGCAGCGGGTGCGCGCCCGGGACGCGGCGCGGCCGCGCCGGCTCGCCGGCGAGCAGCCCGCGGACCTGGGTGACGACGTCGCGCAGCCTGGCGGCCGGATGCTCGAACGGGGTGTCGTGAAAGCCCTCGACCAGCGCCTGGGTGCTGGTCCCGAGGCCCAGCACGTACCGCCCCGCGCAGACCTGGTGCAGCGTCGCGGCGGTCATCGCCAGCGTTCCCGGGGTACGCCCCCAGACCGACAGGACCCCCGACGCGAGCTGGATGCGGGTGGTGCGCAGCGCGATCTCGGTGACGATGGGGGTGGAGTCCAGCCCCCAGCCCTCGGGTACCGCGAAGGTCTCGTAGCCCAGCCGTTCGGCCAGCACCGCGGCCTCGACGATGACGTCCCGCCGGGTCTCCATGGGCGTCAGCCCGACGCCACGCCGCGCCGTCATGACGCGTCCTCCCGTCCGAGCAGCGGATGCGACGGCTGTGCGCCAGCCTCCGGGAGAGGCGTTTGCCTCGATGTGCTTGACATGGGACTGACGCTAGGACCGACGCCTCGGGCCGGCCATCGGGTGAACCACCGACTCGGCGCCATTCGGCCCCTCGCGCCGCCGTGGGCTGCGGCCGCCGGCCTCGGGTGTTCAACCGATCCTCAGGAGGGCTGGCGCAGCCGCTCTTCGGTGGTCCAGGCCGCGATCTGGGCTCGGGAGCTCACCCGCAGCTTGCGCCGGATGTTCTCCACGTGCGTCTCGACCGTCCGCGGCGCGACGGCCAGCCGGCTCGCGATGGCATGGTTGGTGAGGCCCTCGGTGACCAGCTCGGCCACCTCGAACTCGCGGTCGGTCAGCCGTTGTCCCCGGCGCGACGGCTGGCCCAGGAAACCGGCCACCGCGGCCAGGACCGCCTCCCAGTCGCCGTGGTAGTAGAGATGGCTGGAGCCTGGCAGCGGGATCAGGACCGCTCCGGGGATACCCGCGGCGACCGCGCGTCCCAGGTCGAATCTGGTGCCCCTGTCGTCCTCGCGGTGCAGGACGGCGGTCGGTGCCCGGACCGTCGCGAGCAGGTCCCGGATGTCCGTGTCGTAGTAGACCTCCAGCAGCTCGGCGGCCACCGCGGCCGAGGAGCTCTCCCGCTGGAAGCGGGTGAACGCCGCTAGGTCGTCGGCCGTGGGTTCGGTGACGAACGCGCTGGCCAGCGCCTGCAGGCCCATGCCCCAGTGCGCCCGCACCAGCGCCACGACCGACCTTCGGACGTCGGCGGGCGCCAGCTCCCGGCCGTCGGCGCACATCCCGTAGACCGCGAGCGCCTCGGCCCGTTCCGGGTACCGCGCCGCGATCGCGACGGCGAGCTGACCTCCCTGCGAGGCCCCGAACAGCCGGAACCGGTCCGCGCCCACCGCGTCGGCGACCGCCAGCGCCGCGGCCACCTGCCCGTCGAACGACAGGTCCGCGCCGTCCCGGTCCGACAGCCCGCAGCCGGGCTTGTCGAACCGGGTCACGGTGAAATGCCGGGCCAGGCCTTCGACGAACGCACCGAAGGAGAACAGGTCCAGCTGCCCGCGCAGATGGGTGATCCAGCCCGAGTCGCACAGCAGCGCCGGTCCCGAACCCGTTGTCGAATAGGCGACACGGCCGGCCGGCGTCGCGCAGTACCTGATCAGCGCCCGCACGACTCCACGCTGACAGGTCCAACCCGTGCGGTAAAGGCGCCCGTCCGGCACGCGACGGCCCGTGGCGGTGACCTACTTCTTGCGGGCGACCACTCCGTGGCTGCCGATGGGCCGCGGGCTCACGCCAGGCTCGGGCCGCCACAGCGGGGTGGAGACCACCCCGGGCTCGACGAGCTCCAGCCCGTCGACGTACCTGGCGATCTGCTCGGGCGTGCGCGGGTAGTACGGGTCACCGGCATCCTTGCGCCGCCGGGCCGCCTCCATCGCTCCTCGGGCGGCCTCGGCGTCGGCGATGGTGCCGTCGTTGATGACCACGTAGCTGCCCGGCGGGATCGCGTCGACCAGCCTGCTGACGATCTGGCCCGCCTCGTCGACGTCGGCGACGTTCCCCAGGACGCCGAGCATCATCAGCCCGACCGGCTGGGTGAAGTCCAGGACATCGCCGGCGGCGGCGAGGATCGCCCTGGGGTCGCGGACGTCGGCGTCGACATAGGCGGTCACGCCCTGGGGCGTACTGGTCAGCAGGGCACGGGCGTGGACGAGGACCAACGGGTCCCGGTCGACGTAGACGACGCGGGCTTCGGGAGCGATTTCCTGGGCCACCTCGTGGGTGTTGCCCGCTGTGGGCAGACCGGTGCCGATATCCAGGAACTGGCGGATGCCCGCGTCTTCGGCGAGGAAGCGCACCGCGCGGGCGAGGAAGCCCCGGGACTCGCGTGCGACGTCGATGATCTCCGGGTAGACCTCACGGACCTGCTCGCCCACGGCCCGGTCGGCGGGGTAGTTGTCCTTGCCGCCCAGCCAGTAGTTCCACACCCGCGCGGAGTGCGGCACGGTCGTGTCGAGGAAGGGCGCCTGGGCCTTGGCAGGCTCAGGCACGGCGTTCGTTGTCAAGCGCACTCCCCAGGACATACCGTCTCGCCGGCCTCGCCACCGTAGACCATCCCGGGAGCGGCGGTCCGGCCGCGCCGCCCGTAGCGCCGAGTTCCGCATCCGCTGGGCCGCCCATAACGTCCGCTTCCACCGCACCGGCCACAAGGGACTCCGCCACCCCGCGATTCGGCCCCCTGGACCGCACCTTCGAGGCGATGGAGTTTCCTTCACACCCCGGCCGCGCCCCCTCGTGTACCCGGCACCGAAGCGATCCCGGTTCCCCGGCCGCGGACGGCCTCAAGCTCCTCGCCAGCTGGGCCGCCACCGCCGAGATCGCGCAACACTGACCAACCCGATCCGGCGTCCTGACGACCGGGACCAGCGACGGCGGCTCTAGCCGGACGGGATCCGTTCGAGCTTCGTCCAGCCGCGCCAGCCGCGTTCCTCGAGCAGCCTCATGAGTCGACGGGCGATCGGCAGCGAGTCGAGGAAGACCGAGTCGAGCAGCTCCGCGAGCTCGTCGGGCATCACGTCGGCGTGGTCCGGCGACCCGTCGGCCTGGTTCTCCCCTTCCTTGACCTCGGCCTCGATGAGGGCCACCAGCCGGTCACACAGGGCCGCCACTCGCGGGTCGTCCGCCTCCCAGGCGATGGCTTCGCCGAGATCGCGGTAGAGCTGGAGCGTCGCCGGGTCGTCGAGCTGCTGCTGCTTCGCCGTCATGTAGAACGGCATGTGCTCCGGGAGCTGGGCGGCGACCAGGATCCAGGAGTCCCGCTCGCCCTCGATCATCAGTTGCGGCAGCCCGAGCTCGCGCAGCCGGCCGAGGTAGGCCACCGCGTCCGGCGGCAGGGCCAGGCTGTCTCCGGCGGCCAGCTGCGCGATCCGCTCGCGGTGGCGCTGCCGCTCCCGGATCTCCGCGCGCAGGCGCCGGTCGATGT contains the following coding sequences:
- a CDS encoding alpha/beta fold hydrolase; its protein translation is MRALIRYCATPAGRVAYSTTGSGPALLCDSGWITHLRGQLDLFSFGAFVEGLARHFTVTRFDKPGCGLSDRDGADLSFDGQVAAALAVADAVGADRFRLFGASQGGQLAVAIAARYPERAEALAVYGMCADGRELAPADVRRSVVALVRAHWGMGLQALASAFVTEPTADDLAAFTRFQRESSSAAVAAELLEVYYDTDIRDLLATVRAPTAVLHREDDRGTRFDLGRAVAAGIPGAVLIPLPGSSHLYYHGDWEAVLAAVAGFLGQPSRRGQRLTDREFEVAELVTEGLTNHAIASRLAVAPRTVETHVENIRRKLRVSSRAQIAAWTTEERLRQPS
- a CDS encoding SAM-dependent methyltransferase, translated to MPEPAKAQAPFLDTTVPHSARVWNYWLGGKDNYPADRAVGEQVREVYPEIIDVARESRGFLARAVRFLAEDAGIRQFLDIGTGLPTAGNTHEVAQEIAPEARVVYVDRDPLVLVHARALLTSTPQGVTAYVDADVRDPRAILAAAGDVLDFTQPVGLMMLGVLGNVADVDEAGQIVSRLVDAIPPGSYVVINDGTIADAEAARGAMEAARRRKDAGDPYYPRTPEQIARYVDGLELVEPGVVSTPLWRPEPGVSPRPIGSHGVVARKK
- a CDS encoding LLM class flavin-dependent oxidoreductase — its product is MTARRGVGLTPMETRRDVIVEAAVLAERLGYETFAVPEGWGLDSTPIVTEIALRTTRIQLASGVLSVWGRTPGTLAMTAATLHQVCAGRYVLGLGTSTQALVEGFHDTPFEHPAARLRDVVTQVRGLLAGEPARPRRVPGAHPLRLGQAPTPEVPIYLGALGPLTTRVAAELADGWIPALMARDHLATAAARLNQLRETLAPDRAPLTVAAGPITVADENPDTARDIATACAAWYLTAMGGVYAQSVSGQGYATEVSAIVAANPRPSPRRGTVPPAARPVLDQLAAYGTGDQVSEQLSAWDEAADIVTILLPPGLPWPLIEATLVAAAPPARPDPVLTHTGPAGSAALER
- a CDS encoding class I SAM-dependent methyltransferase, whose protein sequence is MGFYDDRVLPRLTDVALGRPMEEVRARVTAGLSGEVLEVGFGSGRNIPHLPAGVTRLLAVEPAAGGRALAAPRIASAPFAVEFVGDDGQALPLADESVDHVLTTWTLCTIPDVAQALREIHRVLRPGGTLHFTEHGRSPRPAAARWQDRLTPAWSRLVGGCQLNRQIDNLIEQSGLTLKSAQTYPMSRTALIGFAYEGVAAKPG
- a CDS encoding MerR family transcriptional regulator; the encoded protein is MLTISQLASYADVTVRAVRHYHAKGLLPEPERDRSGYRRYGAQAVVELIRIRTLAEAGVPLARVRELLAADEAQFAAAVADIDRRLRAEIRERQRHRERIAQLAAGDSLALPPDAVAYLGRLRELGLPQLMIEGERDSWILVAAQLPEHMPFYMTAKQQQLDDPATLQLYRDLGEAIAWEADDPRVAALCDRLVALIEAEVKEGENQADGSPDHADVMPDELAELLDSVFLDSLPIARRLMRLLEERGWRGWTKLERIPSG